A stretch of the Thiomicrorhabdus indica genome encodes the following:
- a CDS encoding OsmC family protein yields MTTVVKWNGSGMAFDATASTGHTVRMDAAPEVGGENTGPRPMEMVLMGLGGCTGIDVVMMLQKMGQDIKDVQIEIESERAEDIPKVYTKIHVNFKVIGTDLNEKKVKRAVDLSAEKYCSVSKMLEATVEMSHGFEVLDA; encoded by the coding sequence ATGACAACAGTTGTAAAATGGAATGGTTCGGGCATGGCATTTGATGCCACCGCCAGTACAGGGCATACAGTTCGTATGGATGCGGCTCCTGAAGTCGGTGGTGAAAACACTGGCCCACGTCCAATGGAAATGGTGTTAATGGGGCTAGGCGGTTGTACCGGAATTGATGTGGTGATGATGCTACAAAAGATGGGTCAAGACATCAAAGATGTTCAGATTGAAATTGAATCCGAACGTGCTGAGGATATTCCAAAGGTCTACACCAAAATCCATGTAAACTTTAAAGTCATTGGAACGGACTTGAATGAGAAAAAGGTCAAACGAGCGGTGGATTTATCTGCCGAAAAATACTGCTCGGTGTCCAAAATGCTCGAAGCCACAGTTGAAATGTCTCACGGTTTTGAAGTCTTAGACGCTTAA
- a CDS encoding NADP(H)-dependent aldo-keto reductase gives MQYTTLGQSDISVSRICLGTMTWGEQNTQAQGFEQMEYALEQGVNFWDTAELYSVPPKAETYGSTETIIGNWFAKTGRREEVVLASKIAGPAEFVEHIRGGKTRFNAMVIQKALDASLQRLQTDYLDLYQLHWPERQTNFFGQLGFEYPKNEPTDLTPMAETLEALSDQVKAGKIRTIGLSNETAWGAMQFLNLAKSMGLEKIVSVQNPYNLLNRSYEVGLAEVAYQESVGLLAYSPLAFGVLAGKYLNNQFPEQARITLFPRFDRYLNPQATAATQAYVDLAKAYDLSPVQMALAYVNQRPFITSNIIGATTMQQLKENIDSIHVTLSGELLTEIEAIHQRYTYPSP, from the coding sequence ATGCAATACACAACCTTAGGACAAAGCGATATCTCAGTTAGCCGAATTTGTTTGGGCACGATGACTTGGGGTGAGCAGAATACTCAAGCACAAGGATTTGAACAGATGGAGTATGCATTAGAACAGGGGGTGAACTTCTGGGATACCGCAGAACTCTATTCAGTACCACCAAAAGCGGAAACCTATGGCTCAACCGAGACGATTATCGGTAACTGGTTTGCAAAAACAGGGCGGCGAGAGGAAGTAGTGTTGGCTTCAAAAATTGCTGGTCCTGCTGAGTTTGTCGAACATATTCGAGGGGGCAAAACTCGGTTTAATGCAATGGTTATTCAAAAAGCATTAGATGCGTCTTTGCAGAGACTGCAAACCGATTATTTAGATCTTTACCAATTGCACTGGCCAGAACGTCAGACCAATTTCTTTGGTCAGCTTGGATTTGAATACCCCAAAAATGAGCCAACGGATTTAACACCGATGGCGGAAACCTTAGAAGCGCTTTCTGACCAAGTTAAGGCAGGGAAAATTCGCACGATTGGTTTATCAAATGAAACCGCTTGGGGAGCTATGCAGTTTTTGAACTTAGCAAAAAGTATGGGGCTAGAAAAAATCGTTTCTGTGCAAAATCCTTATAACCTGCTTAACCGAAGTTATGAAGTAGGTTTAGCGGAAGTTGCATATCAAGAAAGTGTTGGTTTACTGGCTTATTCACCATTGGCATTTGGTGTCTTGGCAGGGAAATATTTAAATAATCAATTTCCAGAACAAGCGCGTATTACCTTATTCCCAAGATTTGACCGCTATTTAAACCCTCAAGCGACGGCAGCCACTCAGGCATATGTTGATTTAGCAAAAGCATATGACTTATCGCCAGTACAAATGGCGCTTGCTTATGTCAATCAGCGCCCCTTTATCACGTCTAATATTATTGGCGCGACCACCATGCAACAACTCAAAGAAAATATTGATTCAATTCATGTGACGTTGAGTGGAGAACTGTTAACTGAAATTGAAGCTATTCATCAGCGCTACACTTATCCATCACCGTGA
- a CDS encoding methylated-DNA--[protein]-cysteine S-methyltransferase: protein MIWFDTFQSPFCGFTTLALVGDKHGLQALKLLKENEPFKTENHWHRNPDFFRNVQQQLIAYAKGDLESFDVPLNPQGTQFQKNVWQALQTIPYGKTVTYQQIAEQIGKPKSYRPVGNANNKNPIPIIIPCHRVTPKNGNLGGYAYGTRLKSQLLELESNHLND from the coding sequence ATGATCTGGTTCGATACTTTTCAAAGCCCATTCTGCGGCTTTACAACACTTGCGCTAGTTGGTGATAAACATGGTCTTCAAGCCTTAAAACTGCTCAAAGAAAACGAACCATTCAAAACCGAAAACCATTGGCACAGAAACCCTGATTTTTTTAGAAATGTACAACAGCAGTTGATTGCCTATGCCAAAGGCGATTTAGAAAGCTTTGATGTGCCGCTAAACCCACAAGGCACTCAATTTCAAAAGAATGTTTGGCAGGCTTTGCAGACTATTCCTTACGGTAAAACTGTGACTTATCAACAAATTGCCGAACAAATCGGCAAGCCGAAAAGTTACCGGCCGGTAGGAAATGCGAATAACAAAAACCCAATTCCAATTATTATTCCTTGCCATAGAGTCACACCTAAAAACGGCAACTTAGGTGGTTATGCTTACGGAACAAGACTAAAGTCCCAACTATTGGAATTAGAGTCTAACCACTTGAATGATTAG